The Phoenix dactylifera cultivar Barhee BC4 chromosome 9, palm_55x_up_171113_PBpolish2nd_filt_p, whole genome shotgun sequence genome window below encodes:
- the LOC103701911 gene encoding serine/threonine-protein kinase MPS1-like isoform X2 translates to MERKANLPPPPRSSSQIPPIAGEANLTSSSSSSSSLSPRDFLRHVHAVFKRHRPLGMMHSNVTRASRVLVSQTEPSRSTASAPSVSGNPFSKTVSQIGAVVGGTRLPNVASDQRKDNAAEVVTTPQGDSSLTPPSIIGTITTVHDENMSPFDLPKGDSELLVDQKKSSFSVSSFHLASPHALADDHLKKDQFASAINAHITFQKGESYLNTQAATNDQDPMQQGHGNMEVSGSTAKFGGSTLLEKRIEQSHNQHFAEPTTRSSVMGSSCVTTMSVHSGPTFQCTRAPLAGQTAFPQQMSSSTTENSSCVLDNALAEGRGSVLKEADGLQNHQQGLHLGGSVKEIGPSGDANRLQSQALPANNPSSNMDLGPSQSNKVEKAPRKKKYDPDVFFKVNGKLYQKLGKIGSGGSSEVHKVISSDCTIYALKKIKLKGRDYPTACGFCQEIVYLNRLKGKNNIIQLVDYEVTDKTLLQEVVNGSTTIKDGRIKNDEYIYMVLEYGEIDLAHMLAQKWKEMNKSGWKLDENWLRFYWQQMLEAVNTIHEERIVHSDLKPANFLLVRGSLKLIDFGIAKAILSDTTNIQRDAQVGTLNYMSPEAFMCNEQDADGNTIKCGRPSDIWSLGCILYQMVYGKTPLAEYKTFWAKFKVVTDRNHEIAYAPVSNPWLIDLMRRCLAWDRNERLRIPQLLQHPFLVPPILRAPPPLHDHPSKLLMHQLEAYWDEPEVSRLRSELHEAVVKIEKRRQDRSMHVETNVS, encoded by the exons ATGGAAAGGAAGGCTAACCTTCCGCCTCCCCCGAGGTCGAGCAGCCAGATCCCTCCGATCGCCGGAGAGGCCAATCtgacctcctcttcttcctcctcctcctccctctcaccCCGGGATTTCCTCCGACATGTTCATGCGGTCTTTAAGCGCCACAGACCTCTCG GTATGATGCATTCTAACGTTACCCGTGCGAGCCGTGTCTTGGTTTCACAAACAGAGCCTTCGAGGAGCACTGCTTCTGCGCCTTCCGTAAGTGGAAATCCTTTCAGTAAGACAGTGTCACAAATTGGAGCAGTTGTAGGAGGTACGAGGTTACCGAATGTGGCATCTGATCAGAGGAAGGATAATGCGGCTGAAGTGGTGACGACTCCTCAAGGGGATTCCTCGCTTACTCCCCCATCAATTATCGGAACTATAACTACAGTGCATGATGAGAACATGAGCCCGTTTGACTTGCCAAAGGGCGATTCTGAACTCCTGGTTGATCAAAAAAAGTCATCTTTCTCAGTTTCTTCTTTTCACTTGGCATCCCCACATGCTTTGGCTGATGATCATTTGAAGAAGGATCAGTTTGCTTCAGCTATCAATGCCCATATAACTTTTCAGA AGGGGGAAAGCTATTTGAACACTCAGGCAGCCACAAATGATCAGGATCCAATGCAGCAGGGTCATGGGAATATGGAAGTGTCTGGGAGCACTGCTAAGTTTGGTGGGAGTACATTGTTGGAGAAGAGGATCGAACAGAGTCATAATCAGCATTTTGCAGAGCCAACAACTCGGTCTTCAGTTATGGGCTCTTCATGTGTCACTACAATGTCAGTCCATTCAGGCCCTACTTTTCAGTGCACGCGTGCTCCTCTGGCTGGGCAGACTGCCTTTCCACAACAAATGTCATCATCTACTACAGAGAACTCATCATGTGTTCTGGACAATGCCCTTGCTGAGGGGCGAGGGAGTGTCTTGAAGGAAGCTGATGGGCTTCAGAATCATCAACAGGGTCTTCATTTGGGTGGAAGTGTAAAGGAGATAGGGCCTTCTGGTGATGCCAACCGTTTGCAATCTCAGGCTCTGCCAGCAAACAATCCATCATCGAATATGGATTTGGGGCCATCTCAATCTAACAAAGTAGAGAAGGCTCCTCGTAAAAAGAAGTACGACcctgatgtatttttcaaagttaatgGAAAGCTCTATCAAAAGCTTGGTAAGATAGGCAGTGGAGGAAGTAGTGAAGTTCACAAAGTCATATCATCAGACTGCACGATATATGCTCTGAAAAAGATCAAACTCAAAGGCCGTGACTATCCTACTGCTTGTGGATTTTGTCAAGAGATTGTGTATTTGAACAGGCTGAAAGGGAAGAACAATATTATTCAACTTGTTGATTACGAG GTGACAGATAAAACTTTGCTTCAGGAAGTCGTGAATGGCTCCACAACCATAAAGGATGGAAGGATCAAAAATGATGAATATATATACATGGTGCTTGAGTATGGAGAGATTGATTTGGCCCACATGCTTGCACAGAAGTGGAAAGAGATGAATAAGTCAGGTTGGAAACTGGATGAGAATTGGCTACGGTTTTATTGGCAG CAAATGCTTGAAGCTGTAAATACGATACACGAGGAGCGCATCGTGCACTCTGATTTGAAGCCTGCCAACTTTCTATTAGTCAGAGGCTCGCTGAAGCTTATCGACTTCGGCATTGCAAAAGCTATATTGAGTGACACAACGAACATCCAGCGTGATGCACAG GTGGGAACCCTAAACTACATGTCTCCAGAAGCATTCATGTGCAATGAGCAAGATGCTGACGGGAACACTATTAAGTGTGGCCGCCCATCAGACATCTGGTCTCTTGGCTGCATTCTTTACCAGATGGTATATGGTAAGACACCATTAGCAGAATACAAGACCTTTTGGGCCAAGTTCAAAGTCGTAACTGATCGAAACCATGAGATCGCGTATGCACCAGTCTCCAATCCATGGCTTATCGATCTCATGCGGAGATGTCTTGCTTGGGATCGCAACGAGAGGTTGAGAATACCGCAGCTTCTTCAACACCCATTTCTTGTTCCTCCAATTCTACGAGCCCCGCCTCCACTCCATGATCACCCTTCGAAACTGCTTATGCACCAGCTTGAAGCCTATTGGGATGAACCCGAAGTGTCTAGGCTACGTTCTGAGCTGCATGAAGCTGTTGTCAAGATTGAGAAAAGACGGCAGGATCGAAGCATGCATGTAGAAACAAACGTCTCTTGA
- the LOC103701911 gene encoding serine/threonine-protein kinase MPS1-like isoform X1, producing MERKANLPPPPRSSSQIPPIAGEANLTSSSSSSSSLSPRDFLRHVHAVFKRHRPLGMMHSNVTRASRVLVSQTEPSRSTASAPSVSGNPFSKTVSQIGAVVGGTRLPNVASDQRKDNAAEVVTTPQGDSSLTPPSIIGTITTVHDENMSPFDLPKGDSELLVDQKKSSFSVSSFHLASPHALADDHLKKDQFASAINAHITFQSANTRMTTDSTMDDISSYMGSLALTEGESYLNTQAATNDQDPMQQGHGNMEVSGSTAKFGGSTLLEKRIEQSHNQHFAEPTTRSSVMGSSCVTTMSVHSGPTFQCTRAPLAGQTAFPQQMSSSTTENSSCVLDNALAEGRGSVLKEADGLQNHQQGLHLGGSVKEIGPSGDANRLQSQALPANNPSSNMDLGPSQSNKVEKAPRKKKYDPDVFFKVNGKLYQKLGKIGSGGSSEVHKVISSDCTIYALKKIKLKGRDYPTACGFCQEIVYLNRLKGKNNIIQLVDYEVTDKTLLQEVVNGSTTIKDGRIKNDEYIYMVLEYGEIDLAHMLAQKWKEMNKSGWKLDENWLRFYWQQMLEAVNTIHEERIVHSDLKPANFLLVRGSLKLIDFGIAKAILSDTTNIQRDAQVGTLNYMSPEAFMCNEQDADGNTIKCGRPSDIWSLGCILYQMVYGKTPLAEYKTFWAKFKVVTDRNHEIAYAPVSNPWLIDLMRRCLAWDRNERLRIPQLLQHPFLVPPILRAPPPLHDHPSKLLMHQLEAYWDEPEVSRLRSELHEAVVKIEKRRQDRSMHVETNVS from the exons ATGGAAAGGAAGGCTAACCTTCCGCCTCCCCCGAGGTCGAGCAGCCAGATCCCTCCGATCGCCGGAGAGGCCAATCtgacctcctcttcttcctcctcctcctccctctcaccCCGGGATTTCCTCCGACATGTTCATGCGGTCTTTAAGCGCCACAGACCTCTCG GTATGATGCATTCTAACGTTACCCGTGCGAGCCGTGTCTTGGTTTCACAAACAGAGCCTTCGAGGAGCACTGCTTCTGCGCCTTCCGTAAGTGGAAATCCTTTCAGTAAGACAGTGTCACAAATTGGAGCAGTTGTAGGAGGTACGAGGTTACCGAATGTGGCATCTGATCAGAGGAAGGATAATGCGGCTGAAGTGGTGACGACTCCTCAAGGGGATTCCTCGCTTACTCCCCCATCAATTATCGGAACTATAACTACAGTGCATGATGAGAACATGAGCCCGTTTGACTTGCCAAAGGGCGATTCTGAACTCCTGGTTGATCAAAAAAAGTCATCTTTCTCAGTTTCTTCTTTTCACTTGGCATCCCCACATGCTTTGGCTGATGATCATTTGAAGAAGGATCAGTTTGCTTCAGCTATCAATGCCCATATAACTTTTCAGA GTGCTAATACAAGAATGACCACTGATAGTACAATGGACGACATTTCATCTTATATGGGTTCTCTTGCATTGACAGAGGGGGAAAGCTATTTGAACACTCAGGCAGCCACAAATGATCAGGATCCAATGCAGCAGGGTCATGGGAATATGGAAGTGTCTGGGAGCACTGCTAAGTTTGGTGGGAGTACATTGTTGGAGAAGAGGATCGAACAGAGTCATAATCAGCATTTTGCAGAGCCAACAACTCGGTCTTCAGTTATGGGCTCTTCATGTGTCACTACAATGTCAGTCCATTCAGGCCCTACTTTTCAGTGCACGCGTGCTCCTCTGGCTGGGCAGACTGCCTTTCCACAACAAATGTCATCATCTACTACAGAGAACTCATCATGTGTTCTGGACAATGCCCTTGCTGAGGGGCGAGGGAGTGTCTTGAAGGAAGCTGATGGGCTTCAGAATCATCAACAGGGTCTTCATTTGGGTGGAAGTGTAAAGGAGATAGGGCCTTCTGGTGATGCCAACCGTTTGCAATCTCAGGCTCTGCCAGCAAACAATCCATCATCGAATATGGATTTGGGGCCATCTCAATCTAACAAAGTAGAGAAGGCTCCTCGTAAAAAGAAGTACGACcctgatgtatttttcaaagttaatgGAAAGCTCTATCAAAAGCTTGGTAAGATAGGCAGTGGAGGAAGTAGTGAAGTTCACAAAGTCATATCATCAGACTGCACGATATATGCTCTGAAAAAGATCAAACTCAAAGGCCGTGACTATCCTACTGCTTGTGGATTTTGTCAAGAGATTGTGTATTTGAACAGGCTGAAAGGGAAGAACAATATTATTCAACTTGTTGATTACGAG GTGACAGATAAAACTTTGCTTCAGGAAGTCGTGAATGGCTCCACAACCATAAAGGATGGAAGGATCAAAAATGATGAATATATATACATGGTGCTTGAGTATGGAGAGATTGATTTGGCCCACATGCTTGCACAGAAGTGGAAAGAGATGAATAAGTCAGGTTGGAAACTGGATGAGAATTGGCTACGGTTTTATTGGCAG CAAATGCTTGAAGCTGTAAATACGATACACGAGGAGCGCATCGTGCACTCTGATTTGAAGCCTGCCAACTTTCTATTAGTCAGAGGCTCGCTGAAGCTTATCGACTTCGGCATTGCAAAAGCTATATTGAGTGACACAACGAACATCCAGCGTGATGCACAG GTGGGAACCCTAAACTACATGTCTCCAGAAGCATTCATGTGCAATGAGCAAGATGCTGACGGGAACACTATTAAGTGTGGCCGCCCATCAGACATCTGGTCTCTTGGCTGCATTCTTTACCAGATGGTATATGGTAAGACACCATTAGCAGAATACAAGACCTTTTGGGCCAAGTTCAAAGTCGTAACTGATCGAAACCATGAGATCGCGTATGCACCAGTCTCCAATCCATGGCTTATCGATCTCATGCGGAGATGTCTTGCTTGGGATCGCAACGAGAGGTTGAGAATACCGCAGCTTCTTCAACACCCATTTCTTGTTCCTCCAATTCTACGAGCCCCGCCTCCACTCCATGATCACCCTTCGAAACTGCTTATGCACCAGCTTGAAGCCTATTGGGATGAACCCGAAGTGTCTAGGCTACGTTCTGAGCTGCATGAAGCTGTTGTCAAGATTGAGAAAAGACGGCAGGATCGAAGCATGCATGTAGAAACAAACGTCTCTTGA
- the LOC103701842 gene encoding histone-lysine N-methyltransferase ASHR1 translates to MAWMDDLQTALSARGLTVASIPGKGRGLVTARDFSPGEVIICQEPYASTPNKISGGSSCDGCFASNNLRKCSACRVAWYCGTACQKSEWKLHQLECQALVALSEERKKKLTPTIRLMVRLILRRKLQNEQVIPITAIDNYSLVEALESHISDVDKEQLVLYAQMANLVKLVLPSLEIDLQEITHNFSKLACNAHTICDNELRPLGIGLYPVISIINHSCLPNSVLVFEGRVAFVRAMEPIPKGTEVLISYIETAATTQTRQKDLKQYFFTCTCSCCTKNSYEELRENAILEGYRCKDKKCNGFLLLESDKKAFLCQQCGLARDQQEIKKIASEVAELSEKASTILSSGNYSEASAIYKTIEQLQVKLCHQFSINLLRTREILIKILMELKDWRGALTYCRLTIPVYQRVYPAVHPLLGLQFCACGKLEWALGCTEDALKSFAKAMDVLRITHGTGTPFMRDLSRQLEEARAEASYKLSASD, encoded by the exons ATGGCTTGGATGGACGACCTCCAGACCGCCCTCTCCGCCCGTGGCCTCACCGTCGCCTCCATCCCAGGGAAGGGCCGCGGTCTCGTCACCGCCCGTGACTTCTCACCGG GAGAAGTCATTATTTGTCAAGAGCCTTATGCATCTACACCTAATAAAATTTCTGGTGGCTCAAGTTGTGATGGATGTTTTGCATCCAACAACCTAAGGAAATGTTCAGCTTGTCGGGTTGCATGGTATTGTGGGACCGCATGCCAG AAATCAGAATGGAAGTTACATCAACTAGAATGCCAAGCTCTTGTGGCTCTCAGtgaggagagaaagaaaaagctcACTCCTACTATTCGTCTAATGGTGAGACTGATACTAAGGAGAAAATTGCAAAATGAGCAG GTTATTCCAATTACTGCAATAGATAACTACAGCTTGGTGGAGGCTTTGGAATCTC atatctCTGATGTTGATAAGGAACAGCTAGTGCTTTATGCACAGATGGCCAACCTTGTCAAGTTAGTACTTCCTTCACTGGAGATTGATTTACAGGAGATCACACACAATTTTTCAAAG CTGGCATGCAATGCTCATACGATCTGTGATAATGAACTTAGACCCCTGGGGATTGGACTATATCCTGTAATTTCCATCATTAACCACAG TTGTTTGCCCAATTCAGTTTTGGTATTTGAAGGTCGAGTAGCTTTTGTCCGTGCTATGGAACCTATACCTAAGGGTACTGAG GTCTTGATAAGTTATATAGAAACTGCGGCAACCACCCAGACACGACAAAAAGATCTCAAGCAGTATTTTTTCACCTGCACATGTTCTTGCTgcacaaag AATTCATATGAGGAGCTTCGAGAAAATGCTATCCTGGAAGGTTATAGATGTAAGGACAAGAAATGCAATGGCTTCTTGCTTCTTGAGTCAG ATAAAAAAGCTTTTCTGTGCCAGCAATGTGGCCTTGCTAGGGATCAACAAGAGATAAAGAAGATTGCTAGTGAAGTAGCAGAATTATCAGAAAAAGCTTCTACCATTCTGTCCTCTGGCA ATTATTCTGAAGCAAGTGCTATATACAAAACCATCGAGCAGCTCCAGGTTAAGCTCTGTCATCAATTTTCAATCAATTTGCTGCGAACCCGTGAGATTCTCATAAAG ATCTTGATGGAGCTAAAAGACTGGAGAGGTGCCTTAACATATTGCAGATTAACAATTCCAGTTTATCAAA GAGTCTATCCAGCAGTTCACCCGCTGCTAGGGCTGCAATTCTGTGCTTGCGGGAAGCTTGAGTG GGCACTTGGGTGCACTGAGGATGCTCTCAAATCATTCGCCAAGGCAATGGATGTACTCCGAATTACTCATGGGACTGGTACACCTTTTATGAGAGATCTATCAAGGCAGCTTGAGGAGGCACGCGCTGAAGCTTCTTATAAGCTCTCAGCCAGTGATTGA